A genome region from Arachis duranensis cultivar V14167 chromosome 8, aradu.V14167.gnm2.J7QH, whole genome shotgun sequence includes the following:
- the LOC107461974 gene encoding aluminum-activated malate transporter 2-like, whose product MASPITSQENATCQWLRELPKKIKKSGQDDPRRITHSLKVGFALTLVSMFFYVQALYDSFGVNTLWAIMTVVVVMEFSVGATLGKGLNRMAATLLGGFLGFGVQQLATLPGKTNQPILLAIFLFIIGAVMTYIRCIPGVKAKYDYGFSIFILTFSLVSISGYRNDESETLELSCKRLFTIIIGSILSMIVSACIFPVWIGEDLHNSVAKNIEKIGDFLEGFINDSFNVMEEKKSKNEKSFAEEYESVLNSKTKEENMANLASWEPRHGKFQFNHPWKQYLKVGNSTRQCAYKMEALDCHIKSKIQITHELRNKIKDTCQHICLESGKALKELSLSIKSMKCLSKTNYKAHIANAKEAIESLSTMLKSNLSGGGVEVNLLEVVAIAAMASLLMDVVISIERISEQVDELASLAHFKSHNNVHQDETKATRTRPLPLLREGIMKRFFPRDKMPHHHNNRIHESSICSPKQNRSSTIEVIVQ is encoded by the exons ATGGCTTCTCCTATAACATCTCAAGAAAATGCAACATGTCAATGGCTTAGAGAATtgcccaagaaaataaagaaatcggGGCAAGATGATCCTAGAAGGATTACTCATTCTCTCAAAGTAGGATTTGCACTCACATTGGTCTCCATGTTCTTCTATGTCCAAGCTCTTTATGATAGCTTTGGTGTCAATACATTGTGGGCTATTATGACGGTCGTTGTTGTCATGGAATTTTCTGTTG GAGCAACTCTTGGAAAAGGACTAAATAGAATGGCAGCAACATTGCTAGGtggttttctaggttttggAGTTCAACAACTAGCAACTTTGCCTGGAAAGACAAATCAGCCAATACTATTGGCAATTTTTCTCTTCATCATAG GTGCGGTGATGACATATATTAGGTGTATCCCTGGAGTGAAAGCAAAATATGATTATGGATTCTCAATTTTCATATTAACCTTCAGTCTTGTATCTATATCCGGTTATAGAAATGATGAGAGTGAAACACTAGAATTATCTTGCAAGAGACTATTCACAATTATCATTGGAAGCATTTTGTCTATGATTGTATCCGCTTGCATATTTCCGGTGTGGATAGGAGAGGATCTTCATAATTCCGTTGctaaaaacatagaaaagatAGGCGATTTCTTAGaag GGTTCATCAATGATTCCTTTAATGTAATGGAGGAGAAGAAATCCAAGAATGAGAAATCATTTGCTGAGGAATATGAAAGTGTTCTTAATTCAAAAACCAAGGAAGAAAACATG GCTAATTTGGCTTCATGGGAACCTCGACATGGCAAGTTTCAATTCAATCATCCATGGAAGCAATACTTGAAAGTTGGAAACTCAACGAGGCAATGTGCTTACAAAATGGAAGCCCTAGATTGCCACATTAAGTCTAAGATCCAA ATTACACATGAACTAAGGAACAAAATTAAGGATACATGCCAACACATTTGCTTAGAATCCGGGAAGGCTTTGAAGGAGTTATCTTTATCAATTAAATCAATGAAATGCTTATCAAAAACAAATTATAAGGCTCACATTGCAAATGCCAAAGAGGCAATTGAATCCCTAAGCACTATGTTAAAATCAAATCTCTCAGGAGGAGGAGTAGAGGTTAATCTACTAGAGGTAGTGGCAATTGCTGCAATGGCTTCACTCCTAATGGATGTTGTGATTAGCATTGAAAGAATTTCGGAACAAGTTGATGAATTAGCATCCTTGGCACATTTCAAGAGTCATAATAATGTTCATCAAGATGAAACAAAAGCTACGAGAACAAGACCGTTACCTTTGCTTCGTGAAGGGATTATGAAACGGTTTTTCCCTCGTGACAAAATGCCACATCATCACAACAACAGAATTCATGAGTCTTCAATATGTTCGCCGAAACAAAATAGGAGTTCAACCATAGAAGTGATTGTTCagtaa
- the LOC107461975 gene encoding uncharacterized protein LOC107461975 produces the protein MSKFKTIDTFFKRKDQENEDASTITIPILEGSSNFITSSSSLNSSKRPRLLPNQLDVFRLERDPGMRPMIWKFPPNKRDEIRRVYIKVGPNQPILDNYPFSSDKSHRRFQASWFKLFPSWLEYSIEDDAIYCFSYFLFAKEPSINTGSNAFIENGFRNWKKVNCGKECALLNHIGKGPNSFHHKALKSCDDLMKQSQHIDRLLHKQTSEEIEKNRIRLGASIDCIRWLTFQGCACRGHDESQSSSNRGNFLEMLKFLGSYNERVKKNVLKNAPKNAKYTSNDVQKEILHILATKVRNSIRKEIGNAKFCIIVDKARDESKKEQMTIVLRFVTLDGFVKERFFDLVHVTDTCATTLKKEFISVLSHYNLQVENIRGQGYDGASNMRGEWNGLQALFLKDSPQAYYVHCFAHRLQLALVAASREVLQIHEFFTQLNSIVTIVSASSKRHDQLQEAQAIENANLVAQNELETGKGANQISILQRAGDTRWSSHFNSICSLVKMFTATNIVLNNIIEDGTTCAQRGDAYGVSKILLSFEFVFTLHLMKEIMGITNVLCQALQQQSQDILNAMHIVSTSKLLLQQLRDGGWCNFLANVKDFCEKHEIEVLNMSAQYVFGRGRSRQPSVTVEHHYRIDVFFATIDSQIQELNSRFNEQTIELLTLSCALDPKENFK, from the coding sequence ATGAGTAAGTTCAAAACCAttgatacattttttaaaagaaaagatcaagagaatgaagatgccTCTACTATTACTATTCCAATACTTGAGGGGTCATCAAATTTCATTACTTCAAGTTCTTCATTGAATAGCTCAAAGCGTCCACGACTTCTTCCAAATCAATTGGATGTTTTTCGTTTGGAAAGAGATCCTGGAATGCGACCAATGATTTGGAAGTTTCCTCCAAATAAAAGAGATGAAATCCGTCGGGTTTATATTAAAGTTGGGCCAAATCAACCAATTCTTGATAATTATCCATTTTCTAGTGATAAAAGTCATCGTCGCTTTCAAGCTTCATGGTTTAAATTGTTTCCATCTTGGTTAGAATATTCTATAGAAGATGATGCTATATATTGTTTTTCGtactttctttttgctaaggaACCTTCAATCAATACGGGTTCAAATGCTTTTATTGAGAATGGTTTcaggaattggaagaaagtaaaTTGTGGAAAAGAATGTGCTCTTTTGAATCACATTGGCAAAGGTCCTAACTCATTCCATCATAAGGCGCTGAAATCATGTGATGATTTGATGAAACAATCACAACATATTGACAGACTTCTTCATAAGCAAACATCAGAAGAGATTGAAAAGAATCGAATTCGACTAGGAGCATCTATAGATTGCATTAGATGGTTGACATTTCAAGGTTGTGCATGCAGAGGACATGATGAAAGCCAAAGTTCAAGCAACAGAGGTAACTTTTTGGAAATGTTGAAATTTTTGGGATCTTACAATGAAAGAGTGAAAAAGAATGTTTTGAAAAATGCTCCAAAAAATGCTAAGTATACTTCAAATGATGTCCAAAAAGAAATTCTACATATTCTTGCTACTAAGGTGAGAAATTCAATCAGAAAAGAGATTGGAAATGCcaaattttgtattattgttgATAAAGCTAGAGATGAATCTAAAAAGGAGCAAATGACCATTGTTTTGAGATTTGTTACTCTAGATGGTTTTGTTAAAGAGAGATTTTTTGATCTTGTGCATGTCACTGATACTTGTGCAACAACTTTAAAGAAAGAATTTATTTCTGTCCTTTCTCATTATAATCTCCAAGTTGAAAATATTAGGGGTCAAGGGTATGATGGTGCTAGCAACATGCGGGGTGAGTGGAATGGTTTGCAAGCTTTGTTTCTTAAAGATTCTCCACAAGCATACTATGTGCATTGTTTTGCTCATAGGTTACAATTAGCATTGGTAGCAGCTTCAAGAGAGGTACTtcaaattcatgaattttttACTCAATTAAATTCTATTGTCACTATTGTTAGTGCTTCTTCAAAAAGACATGATCAATTACAAGAAGCTCAAGCAATTGAAAATGCAAACTTGGTTGCTCAAAATGAATTAGAAACAGGCAAAGGTGCGAATCAAATAAGCATTTTACAAAGAGCTGGGGATACTCGATGGAGCTCtcactttaattctatttgCAGTTTGGTAAAAATGTTTACTGCTACCAATATTGTTCTCAATAATATCATTGAAGACGGGACAACTTGTGCACAAAGAGGTGATGCTTATGgtgttagtaaaatattattgtcatttgaatttgttttcacTTTGCACTTGATGAAAGAGATTATGGGAATCACTAATGTTCTTTGCCAAGCACTGCAGCAACAATCTCAAGATATTCTTAATGCAATGCATATTGTTTCTACATCAAAGTTACTtcttcaacaattaagagaTGGTGGATGGTGCAATTTTCTTGCAAATGTTAAagatttttgtgaaaaacatgaaattgaaGTTCTTAATATGAGTGCACAATATGTTTTTGGAAGAGGTCGATCTCGTCAACCAAGTGTGACAGTTGAGCATCATTATCGAATAGATGTATTCTTTGCAACAATTGACTCTCAAATACAAGAGTTGAATAGTAGATTTAATGAGCAAACAATAGAGCTTTTGACTTTGAGTTGTGCTTTGGATCCTAAggaaaatttcaaataa
- the LOC107461973 gene encoding aluminum-activated malate transporter 2, which produces MASSSEVIADTNNNNNNVTFWQRFVAKMVGVMLQLKKPAQDDPRRLIHSFKVALSITTVSAFYFVKYLFVCFDKNPMWIIITVILVSEFSVGATLAKCFNRGLATVLASALGLGCYYLVDSIMGGHIVGSVFLGTLIFVIVATMTYMRFVPQIKAKYDYGFLVFILTFCIVSLPSYRDEDLLDIAKRRVITIFTGVLMWILVSIIVYPIWAGEDLHNLVSKNLQKLGDSIQGFGDECFGTSEGEGSNKSNLQAYKSVLNSKQIEESLANFARWEPCHGPFRYGHPWKQYLKIGILLRQCACLIDSLTGFLDSTKTPSEIKNKVQETCIQISKETGKSLKELSVSIQKTIPPCAANPSIQKSKIVAMNLKSILKSGLWEGTNLFEDIPIMTVTYLLLDVVSCTQKIAESVHELSVQAKFKNKDSKVAPNYPNSPPHDLGVHHVITIN; this is translated from the exons ATGGCATCATCATCTGAAGTTATAGCAGAtaccaacaataataataataatgtcacGTTTTGGCAACGGTTTGTTGCTAAGATGGTTGGTGTGATGTTGCAGCTGAAGAAACCGGCACAAGATGATCCTAGAAGGCTTATTCATTCTTTCAAAGTTGCACTTTCCATCACCACAGTTTCTGCATTTTACTTTGTTAAATATCTTTTCGTTTGTTTTGATAAAAATCCCATGTGGATAATTATAACCGTCATCCTTGTCTCAGAATTTTCCGTAG GGGCAACACTTGCTAAATGTTTCAATAGAGGTTTAGCAACAGTTTTGGCTAGTGCTCTAGGACTTGGATGTTATTACTTGGTTGATTCAATAATGGGAGGACATATTGTGGGGTCAGTATTTCTTGGAACCCTAATTTTTGTCATAg TTGCGACAATGACATATATGCGATTTGTACCTCAAATCAAAGCAAAATATGATTATGGGTTCTTAGTGTTTATCTTGACATTCTGCATAGTATCTCTACCTAGCTATCGAGACGAAGATTTATTAGACATAGCAAAGAGACGAGTAATCACAATTTTCACAGGTGTTTTGATGTGGATATTGGTTTCCATTATTGTGTACCCCATATGGGCAGGTGAAGATCTTCACAACTTAGTATCAAAGAATCTTCAAAAACTAGGAGACTCTATTCAAG GTTTTGGAGATGAATGTTTTGGAACATCAGAGGGCGAAGGGTCTAATAAGTCAAACCTTCAAGCATATAAAAGTGTTCTCAATtcaaagcaaattgaagaaAGCTTG GCGAATTTTGCAAGGTGGGAACCGTGCCATGGTCCTTTCAGATATGGTCATCCTTGGAAACAATATTTGAAGATTGGAATCTTATTAAGGCAATGTGCCTGCCTCATTGATTCCCTTACTGGCTTCCTTGATTCTACCAAG ACCCCatcagaaataaaaaacaaagtgCAAGAGACATGCATCCAAATAAGCAAAGAAACAGGAAAATCTCTGAAGGAATTATCAGTGTCAATCCAAAAAACGATTCCACCATGTGCTGCAAACCCTAGCATTCAGAAATCTAAGATTGTTGCAATGAATCTCAAGTCCATTCTCAAATCAGGGTTATGGGAAGGGACCAATCTGTTTGAGGATATTCCTATTATGACCGTCACTTATTTGCTGCTTGATGTGGTTTCTTGCACCCAGAAAATCGCTGAGTCAGTACATGAATTATCAGTGCAAGCAAAATTCAAGAACAAAGACAGCAAAGTTGCACCAAATTACCCAAATTCTCCTCCTCATGATCTTGGAGTTCATCATGTTATTACAATCAACTAG
- the LOC107461972 gene encoding aluminum-activated malate transporter 2-like — MLPAGERAFWLLAESLAKVVVAELEVVWKWLGRQWPTWWSGTELAPTGNGCATEAGGKIGDGGFNFQSSNGGSWTDVASLPSKLEVGTAAVAGWTCTGGFDEKKYIFYIKNVYDICYHLVNSIMGGHIVEPLLLGTLIFIIVAGVTYMRFLSQVKARYDYGFLVFILTFCMVSVPSYRDEDLLDTVKKRVITIFAGVLISVLVCIFVYPIWAGDDLHKLVSKNLHKLGDSIEGFGDEYFGTSDGEESNNKAKLQAYKSVLNSKQIEESLVNFARWEPCHGPFRYGHPWKQYLKIGSLLRQCAHLIDSLVDFLDYTKSPSETKKKVEEACIQISKETGKGLKELSVSIQKKISLSYAANPSIEKSKIVAMNLKSILKSGLWEGTNLFEDIPLMIVTYLLFDVVSCTEKLAESIHELSIQGKFKKKDNKVAPNCPPHLDEPCHGDQEKNIGVHHVITIN, encoded by the exons ATGTTGCCTGCTGGAGAAAGAGCTTTTTGGCTTTTAGCAGAGAGCTTAGCCAAAGTGGTTGT GGCAGAGCTGGAGGTGGTGTGGAAGTGGCTCGGAAGACAGTGGCCGACATGGTGGTCTGGAACAGAGCTGGCACCGACGGGAAATGGCTGCGCGACGGAGGCAGGAGGCAAGATCGGCGATGGTGGCTTCAATTTTCAAAGCTCAAACGGCGGTAGCTGGACGGACGTTGCGTCGTTGCCTTCAAAGCTCGAAGTTGGGACGGCGGCGGTGGCTGGATGGACTTGCACCGGCGGCTTCGATGAG aaaaaatatattttttatattaaaaatgtgTACGATATATGTTATCACTTGGTTAATTCAATAATGGGAGGGCACATTGTGGAGCCATTACTTCTTGGAACCCTAATTTTTATCATag TTGCAGGAGTGACATATATGCGGTTTTTATCTCAAGTGAAAGCAAGATATGATTATGGATTCTTAGTGTTTATCTTAACATTCTGCATGGTATCTGTACCTAGCTATCGAGACGAAGATTTATTAGATACAGTGAAAAAACGAGTAATCACAATTTTCGCAGGTGTTTTAATTTCTGTATTGGTGTGCATTTTTGTATACCCCATTTGGGCAGGTGATGATCTTCACAAGCTAGTGTCAAAGAATCTTCACAAATTAGGAGACTCTATTGAAG GATTTGGAGATGAATATTTTGGGACATCAGATGGTGAAGAATCTAATAATAAGGCAAAGCTTCAAGCATATAAAAGTGTTCTTAATtcaaagcaaattgaagaaagcttg gTGAATTTTGCAAGGTGGGAACCGTGCCATGGTCCTTTCAGATATGGTCATCCTTGGAAACAATATTTGAAAATTGGAAGCTTATTAAGGCAATGTGCCCACCTCATTGATTCTCTTGTTGACTTCCTTGATTATACCAAG AGTCCAtcagaaacaaaaaagaaagtgGAAGAGGCATGCATCCAAATAAGCAAAGAAACAGGAAAAGGTCTAAAGGAATTATCAGTGTCAATCCAAAAAAAGATTTCACTATCATATGCTGCAAACCCTAGCATTGAGAAATCTAAGATTGTTGCAATGAACCTCAAGTCCATTCTCAAATCAGGGTTATGGGAAGGAACCAATCTGTTTGAGGATATTCCTCTTATGATTGTGACTTATTTGCTGTTTGATGTGGTTTCTTGCACTGAGAAACTGGCTGAGTCAATACATGAATTATCCATCCAaggaaaattcaagaaaaaagataataaagttGCACCAAATTGTCCTCCTCATCTTGATGAACCGTGCCATGGGGACCAAGAGAAGAACATTGGAGTTCATCATGTTATTACAATCAACTAG